The Polypterus senegalus isolate Bchr_013 chromosome 1, ASM1683550v1, whole genome shotgun sequence genome includes a window with the following:
- the LOC120535905 gene encoding zinc finger BED domain-containing protein 4-like codes for MQKKNIREDLEQRYADPALQNYLHKCTALDPRFKSQRHLDDVTQLRVYGALTTELVLSIEQDQAAGTTETATSAETQTANSSDSPSASPPEKKLAMKELFGELFMAQEPRTRSAAEVAEEEINLYRLADCIPTDDNPLRWWKKHQSLYPHLSKLAQCYLVVPGTSVPSERVFSTAGDIVTASRSVLSAEHVDILIFLKKNMEIE; via the exons atgcaaaaaaaaaacatcagggagGACCTGGAGCAGAGATACGCTGATCCTGCCCTTCAGAATTACCTACACAAGTGCACAGCTTTAGATCCTCGATTCAAGTCCCAGCGAcacttggatgatgtcactcagCTGAGAGTCTATGGAGCACTCACCACAGAGCTTGTCCTGAGCATTGAACaa GACCAAGCCGCAGGCACCACAGAAACTGCGACCTCCGCAGAGACTCAAACAGCAAACTCTTCAGATTCACCATCAGCATCTCCACCAGAGAAAAAGTTGGCCATGAAGGAGTTGTTTGGAGAACTGTTCATGGCACAGGAGCCAAGGACCAGGTCTGCAGCCGAAGTGGCAGAGGAGGAAATTAACTTGTACAGGTTAGCAGACTGCATTCCCACAGATGATAACCCACTGAGATGGTGGAAGAAACATCAGAGCTTGTACCCTCATCTTTCCAAGTTGGCACAGTGTTACTTGGTTGTACCTGGAACCTCTGTCCCAAGTGAGAGGGTGTTTTCCACAGCAGGTGACATTGTCACAGCAAGCAGATCTGTACTGTCAGCAGAACATGTGGACATCCTAATTTTTCTGAAGAAGAACATGGAAATTGAGTAA